The proteins below come from a single Saccharophagus degradans 2-40 genomic window:
- a CDS encoding succinylglutamate desuccinylase/aspartoacylase family protein: MDPLVIGGVEIKPGSVQRIELPVVKLYTDTDMCMPIHVVRSRKPGPTVFVSAAVHGDELNGIEIIRRLIQLKSPKLKCGTLILVPMVNVYGVLNQSRYMPDRRDLNRCFPGSPKGSLAGRVADTFLTEIVKHCDYGIDLHTGAIHRSNLPQIRADLDDPETLELAEVFGVPVLLNSNLRDGSLRQAAVESGTKILLYEAGQALRYDELSIRAGLRGILNVLSHLDMTKKRIRKKPVKPFVANTSAWQRANESGIVNNLKNLGDQVQKGDALAYIGSPYGERLDTVKASRSGIIIGKQNIPLVQEGDAMFHIAYFSEADEEIVENIEKMQDILLPTDQDPSTYTGM; encoded by the coding sequence ATGGACCCACTGGTAATTGGCGGTGTAGAAATTAAACCCGGCTCGGTACAACGTATCGAGCTACCAGTAGTAAAGCTGTATACAGACACAGATATGTGTATGCCGATTCACGTTGTTCGCTCGCGTAAACCCGGCCCCACAGTTTTCGTATCTGCCGCTGTGCACGGCGATGAATTGAATGGCATAGAAATTATTCGCCGCTTAATTCAGCTTAAATCACCTAAATTAAAATGCGGTACGCTTATTTTAGTTCCTATGGTGAATGTGTACGGCGTACTTAACCAAAGCCGCTATATGCCAGACCGCCGCGATCTGAACCGCTGCTTTCCAGGCTCGCCAAAAGGCTCGCTTGCGGGGCGTGTGGCCGATACTTTCCTAACCGAAATAGTGAAGCACTGCGATTACGGTATAGATTTACATACCGGTGCTATCCACCGTTCTAACCTGCCACAAATACGTGCAGACTTAGACGACCCAGAAACATTGGAACTTGCAGAAGTTTTTGGCGTACCCGTGTTACTTAATTCAAACCTACGCGATGGCTCGTTGCGCCAAGCTGCGGTCGAGTCTGGCACTAAAATATTATTGTACGAAGCGGGCCAAGCATTGCGTTACGACGAGCTTTCTATTCGCGCGGGCTTGCGTGGTATTTTAAATGTGCTTAGCCATTTAGATATGACTAAAAAGCGCATTCGTAAAAAACCAGTAAAACCCTTTGTTGCCAACACCAGTGCTTGGCAACGCGCAAATGAAAGCGGCATAGTAAATAACCTAAAAAACCTAGGTGACCAGGTACAAAAAGGTGATGCCCTCGCCTACATTGGCAGCCCCTACGGCGAACGACTAGACACCGTAAAAGCCAGTCGCTCTGGCATTATTATTGGCAAACAAAACATTCCGCTGGTGCAAGAAGGCGATGCAATGTTCCATATTGCATATTTTTCTGAAGCAGACGAAGAAATTGTAGAGAATATTGAGAAAATGCAAGATATTCTACTTCCAACAGATCAGGACCCTTCAACCTACACGGGCATGTAG